In a genomic window of Actinomycetota bacterium:
- a CDS encoding cytochrome c oxidase subunit 4 → MKIEGRIFAVGCVFFLLVAAVYWYVAYDPIGTTVLVMCGALTFLVGFYLIYTSKRVYPRPEDRGDANIDEADPEYGFYSPHSWWPLVTGFAVFCTALGLVFAVWLVVLGAFILAIALVGWIFEYYRGEFAH, encoded by the coding sequence ATGAAGATCGAAGGCCGAATCTTCGCGGTTGGATGCGTGTTCTTCCTGCTCGTTGCAGCCGTCTATTGGTACGTGGCATACGACCCGATCGGCACAACTGTCCTGGTCATGTGCGGTGCGCTCACCTTCCTCGTCGGCTTCTACCTGATCTACACCTCCAAGCGGGTCTACCCGCGTCCAGAGGATCGTGGTGACGCCAACATCGATGAGGCCGATCCTGAATATGGCTTCTACAGCCCACATTCCTGGTGGCCGCTGGTTACGGGATTCGCCGTGTTCTGCACTGCACTTGGTCTCGTGTTCGCCGTCTGGCTGGTTGTACTGGGCGCCTTCATCCTGGCGATCGCGCTCGTTGGCTGGATCTTCGAGTACTACCGAGGTGAATTCGCACATTGA
- the ctaD gene encoding cytochrome c oxidase subunit I: protein MTILNERPVETEALEPAKPKKAFGSIVISWITSTDHKVIGYMYLMLSTFWFFGAGAMALVLRAELTAPGLQIVSLEQYNQLFTMHGTVMLFLFATPLFIAYGNIIMPLQIGAPDVAFPRLNMLGFWLFLFGGTIAAAGFLTPGGAAAFGWFAYAPLSNAVFSPEIGGSMWLLGLAMGGLGTILAAVNFITTIYCMRAPGMTMFRMPVFTWTVLVTSVLVILCFPVLAAALALAFIDRQYGSLVFASENGGAMLWQHLFWFFGHPEVYILALPFFGIASEIIPVFSRKPIFGYKGLVFATLAIGALSMAVWAHHLYVTGSVYLPFFAIMTMLIAVPTGVKFFNWIGTMWKGSVQFDTPMLWTMGFLVTFLFGGLTGVLLSAPPLDFHVSDSYFVVAHFHYTVFGTVVFMFFAGLYYWWPKMTGKMLNERLGKIHFWLLFIGFQVTFLVQHWLGVEGMPRRYGDYLPTDNYQTLNMISSVGAAILGISSIFFIWNVISTTRSAPMVNTDDPWGWGSSLEWATSCPPPRHNFLALPPIRSERPAFDLHYPELSETPTSMSAPAVEGSHS from the coding sequence ATGACGATTCTGAATGAGCGCCCTGTCGAAACGGAGGCACTCGAGCCGGCCAAGCCCAAGAAGGCCTTCGGCTCAATCGTTATCTCGTGGATCACCTCCACCGACCACAAGGTCATCGGGTACATGTACCTGATGCTGTCAACTTTCTGGTTCTTTGGCGCTGGGGCGATGGCGCTGGTGCTGCGTGCAGAACTCACCGCGCCGGGCCTCCAGATCGTCTCACTTGAGCAATACAACCAGCTCTTCACCATGCACGGCACCGTGATGCTGTTCCTGTTCGCGACCCCACTGTTCATCGCCTATGGAAACATCATCATGCCTTTGCAAATCGGCGCACCCGACGTTGCCTTCCCGCGCTTGAACATGCTCGGATTCTGGCTCTTCTTGTTCGGCGGCACGATCGCCGCCGCCGGATTCCTGACTCCCGGTGGTGCTGCTGCCTTCGGCTGGTTCGCCTATGCACCGCTGAGCAACGCCGTCTTCTCTCCGGAGATAGGTGGGAGCATGTGGCTGCTGGGTTTGGCGATGGGTGGCCTGGGCACGATCCTGGCTGCGGTCAACTTCATCACCACCATCTACTGCATGCGAGCACCCGGCATGACGATGTTCCGCATGCCGGTCTTCACCTGGACCGTGCTGGTTACCAGCGTGCTCGTGATCCTGTGCTTCCCGGTGCTCGCCGCCGCTCTGGCGCTGGCATTCATCGACCGCCAATACGGTTCTTTGGTGTTCGCCTCGGAGAACGGCGGTGCGATGCTCTGGCAGCACCTGTTCTGGTTCTTCGGACATCCTGAGGTCTACATCCTCGCCTTGCCATTCTTCGGCATTGCCAGCGAGATCATTCCGGTCTTCTCGCGTAAGCCGATCTTCGGCTACAAGGGCCTGGTGTTCGCGACCCTGGCCATCGGCGCTCTCTCGATGGCCGTCTGGGCCCACCATCTCTATGTGACCGGGTCGGTGTACCTGCCGTTCTTCGCCATCATGACCATGCTCATAGCCGTGCCCACGGGCGTGAAGTTCTTCAACTGGATCGGCACCATGTGGAAGGGCTCAGTTCAGTTTGACACGCCGATGCTGTGGACCATGGGCTTCCTGGTCACCTTCCTTTTCGGCGGCCTGACAGGCGTCCTCTTGTCGGCCCCGCCGCTGGACTTCCACGTGTCGGACAGCTACTTCGTCGTCGCGCACTTCCACTACACCGTGTTTGGCACGGTCGTATTCATGTTCTTCGCGGGGCTGTACTACTGGTGGCCCAAGATGACCGGCAAGATGCTCAACGAGCGCCTGGGCAAGATCCACTTCTGGCTGCTGTTCATCGGCTTCCAGGTGACCTTCCTTGTGCAGCATTGGCTTGGCGTTGAAGGCATGCCGCGTCGTTACGGCGACTATCTTCCAACCGACAATTACCAGACGCTCAACATGATCTCCAGCGTGGGTGCGGCGATACTCGGCATCTCCTCGATCTTCTTCATCTGGAATGTCATCTCCACGACTCGCTCCGCGCCAATGGTCAATACAGACGATCCTTGGGGCTGGGGAAGCTCATTGGAGTGGGCCACCAGTTGCCCGCCACCGCGGCACAACTTCTTAGCGCTGCCTCCTATCCGTTCGGAGCGGCCGGCATTCGATCTGCATTACCCCGAGTTATCGGAGACTCCGACGAGCATGTCAGCTCCCGCTGTTGAAGGAAGCCACTCATGA
- the coxB gene encoding cytochrome c oxidase subunit II, with amino-acid sequence MRRIALGFGTIAIAIVLSGCTANEVFFFNMPEPATKEAPIIQNLWQGSWIAAWLVGLLTWGLMLFAAVAYRRKKQAGAPVQTKYNLPIEILYTIVPLVMIVGIFWFTAKDQSELLTLKNDQQQTVGVVAYRWSWGFNYLDQNVWETGMPQGAGTITDRPTLWLPINEKVRFNLNSPDVIHSFWVPNFLFKMDVIPGKTNAFELTPNRLGTFDGHCAELCGVDHSRMQFAVKVVDKATFDAHIAELKAKGQTGTFNTEPFSNHGQMPGEKIV; translated from the coding sequence ATGAGGCGAATTGCTCTTGGTTTTGGGACGATTGCGATAGCAATCGTCCTGTCCGGCTGCACCGCCAACGAGGTGTTCTTCTTTAACATGCCTGAACCGGCAACCAAGGAAGCGCCGATCATCCAGAACCTCTGGCAGGGCTCTTGGATTGCCGCGTGGCTGGTTGGGCTGCTCACCTGGGGGCTCATGCTGTTCGCAGCGGTGGCCTACCGACGCAAGAAACAGGCTGGCGCTCCGGTGCAAACCAAGTACAACTTGCCGATCGAGATCCTGTACACCATCGTGCCATTGGTGATGATCGTCGGAATCTTCTGGTTCACCGCGAAGGATCAGAGCGAGCTTCTCACGCTCAAGAACGACCAGCAGCAGACCGTCGGTGTGGTCGCCTACCGCTGGAGCTGGGGCTTCAACTACCTCGACCAGAATGTCTGGGAGACCGGCATGCCACAGGGTGCGGGCACCATCACGGATCGGCCTACGCTCTGGCTGCCGATCAACGAGAAGGTCCGCTTCAATCTCAACTCACCTGACGTCATTCACTCCTTCTGGGTGCCGAATTTCCTGTTCAAGATGGACGTCATCCCTGGGAAGACAAATGCCTTCGAACTGACGCCGAACAGGCTCGGAACCTTCGATGGGCATTGCGCTGAACTCTGCGGTGTGGATCATTCGCGCATGCAGTTCGCCGTGAAGGTGGTCGACAAGGCGACCTTCGATGCGCACATCGCCGAGTTGAAGGCCAAGGGTCAGACCGGCACTTTCAACACCGAACCATTCAGCAACCACGGCCAGATGCCAGGGGAGAAGATTGTATGA
- a CDS encoding aminotransferase class V-fold PLP-dependent enzyme, whose translation MSGLPPAPAGFLDAVGGLPMASSVAAAYARAAELAWADPVRFHHLGRQSALVLDTARASLATGISHATGASIGAEQVFFAPNMRMAALWAGQGFLGAPSFLASAIETLALIDGLSEHDPGLRTLGVDSHGFLDQSVLADLGPSDGLVLALQAANVEIGTSQDLNACSAAGFRLLVDASQCLGRIPLGTNWSLLLAAASDWGGPVGVVVLAVQPNTRWSCPLPTVGGWIGSRADVPAVVAAATALELTLPEAQHQSTQQFALIDRLRTSIRAAISDVTFAGDEHARLPHILNCSILYVSGEALVLELDRRGFAVATGSACVADSDHASHVLAAIGGFTGGNLRISLPFDCTEETADSFVDALVEVVAELRRGTGL comes from the coding sequence ATGTCCGGCCTGCCCCCTGCCCCCGCTGGGTTCCTGGACGCCGTTGGTGGCTTGCCAATGGCCAGCTCAGTTGCGGCGGCCTACGCCAGGGCGGCCGAACTTGCCTGGGCAGATCCGGTCCGTTTCCATCATCTCGGGCGCCAGTCAGCGCTCGTTCTAGATACCGCCCGCGCCAGTCTGGCGACCGGGATATCTCATGCAACGGGAGCATCGATCGGTGCTGAGCAGGTCTTCTTCGCACCGAACATGCGGATGGCTGCGCTCTGGGCTGGGCAGGGTTTTCTCGGGGCTCCCAGTTTTCTGGCGTCGGCCATCGAGACTTTGGCCTTGATCGATGGCCTCAGCGAGCATGACCCAGGGCTGCGGACTCTGGGAGTCGACTCTCACGGATTCCTGGATCAGTCAGTGCTGGCCGATCTTGGCCCCTCGGACGGCCTTGTCCTTGCCCTGCAGGCAGCCAATGTCGAGATCGGAACAAGTCAGGATCTCAATGCCTGTTCGGCTGCCGGCTTTCGTCTGCTCGTCGATGCCAGCCAATGCCTTGGCAGAATTCCATTGGGGACGAACTGGTCACTGCTGCTTGCAGCAGCCTCAGATTGGGGCGGCCCTGTAGGCGTCGTGGTGCTGGCGGTGCAGCCAAATACTCGATGGTCCTGCCCTTTGCCCACCGTGGGCGGTTGGATCGGTAGCCGAGCCGATGTGCCCGCAGTCGTTGCGGCGGCCACCGCCCTGGAGTTGACTTTGCCAGAAGCCCAGCATCAATCAACTCAGCAGTTCGCCCTGATCGATCGTTTACGCACGTCAATTCGGGCGGCAATTTCCGATGTGACTTTTGCCGGTGACGAACATGCTCGGCTTCCACACATTCTGAATTGCTCAATCCTCTACGTCAGTGGTGAGGCTCTCGTGCTGGAACTGGACCGACGTGGCTTTGCCGTTGCCACTGGCTCAGCGTGTGTGGCCGACAGCGATCACGCCAGCCATGTACTCGCGGCGATCGGCGGATTCACCGGCGGCAATCTGCGGATCTCGCTCCCTTTCGATTGCACGGAAGAAACCGCAGACTCCTTTGTCGATGCTCTTGTCGAAGTCGTTGCCGAGTTGCGACGAGGAACTGGGTTGTGA
- a CDS encoding sulfurtransferase TusA family protein — MNVDLWIDERGRRCPIPVISLARAQTTWFRDDIGVDEVVGMLADDPAAEYDIPAWCRLKGAEFLGSVNPPDGGSGMGYVVRFSASKHAA; from the coding sequence GTGAACGTCGACCTCTGGATAGACGAGCGCGGTCGACGCTGCCCGATCCCGGTGATTTCCCTCGCCCGCGCTCAGACCACTTGGTTCCGCGATGACATTGGCGTTGATGAAGTCGTTGGAATGCTCGCCGACGATCCCGCCGCTGAGTACGACATCCCGGCCTGGTGTCGGCTCAAGGGAGCAGAATTTCTCGGCAGCGTCAATCCGCCTGATGGCGGATCTGGCATGGGCTACGTCGTTCGATTCAGCGCTTCCAAACACGCTGCCTGA
- the aat gene encoding leucyl/phenylalanyl-tRNA--protein transferase yields MPIDPGPCAWKFPDPLLAEPDQEVIAIGADLAPATLLEGYRRGVFPMYLASGELAWWSPNPRGILALEDLKISKSLRKSVAQFDVTFDTAFEAVMRGCDEDRIDSWINEDFIQAYTHLHSLGWAHSVEVWREGALVGGLYGLEVGGLFAGESMFHRERDASKVAMVALVRRLQRCGGARLLDVQWRTDHLATLGVTEIPREEYLTRLRDARRQAACLEALNRTT; encoded by the coding sequence GTGCCGATCGATCCGGGGCCCTGCGCATGGAAATTCCCTGATCCACTGCTGGCCGAACCAGATCAAGAGGTCATTGCCATTGGCGCCGACCTTGCACCCGCAACCTTGCTGGAGGGGTATCGCCGAGGTGTCTTTCCCATGTACCTGGCTAGTGGCGAACTTGCTTGGTGGTCGCCGAATCCGCGGGGCATCCTGGCCCTTGAGGATTTGAAGATCAGCAAATCTCTGCGCAAGTCTGTTGCGCAGTTCGATGTCACTTTCGATACGGCATTTGAAGCTGTCATGCGCGGCTGTGATGAAGACCGAATCGATTCGTGGATCAATGAGGATTTCATTCAGGCGTACACCCACTTGCACTCCCTTGGATGGGCGCACTCGGTTGAGGTGTGGCGCGAGGGAGCCCTTGTGGGCGGCTTGTATGGCCTCGAGGTCGGAGGTCTGTTCGCTGGGGAGTCGATGTTTCACCGCGAGCGCGATGCTTCGAAGGTGGCGATGGTTGCACTGGTACGAAGACTGCAGCGGTGTGGTGGTGCCCGATTGCTTGACGTTCAGTGGCGCACGGATCATCTTGCCACCTTGGGCGTTACCGAAATTCCGCGAGAGGAATATCTGACTCGGTTGCGCGATGCACGCCGTCAGGCAGCGTGTTTGGAAGCGCTGAATCGAACGACGTAG
- a CDS encoding carbohydrate kinase family protein, with protein sequence MPIFVTGSIATDHLMKFPGKFTDSLVAETLHKVSLSFLVDDLEIRRGGVAPNIAFGMGCLGLKPVLVGAVGSDFADYESWLQRHGVDTSGVHVSETRHTARFICTTDEEQNQIASFYAGAMSEARNIELKPVVDVAGEPDVVLISANDPDAMLRHTQECRQRGYAFAADPSQQLARMDGHAIKPLIEGAKYLFTNEYEGALIEQKTGWTTRDIASMVQTRITTLGKNGSRIERKGEKPVLVDIALEDSRTDPTGVGDAYRSGFLTGMAWGLSDERAGQVGSLLAAYVIETVGTQEYVLSRAAFLNRLARNFGDDAAADIAPHVACPQP encoded by the coding sequence GTGCCGATCTTTGTGACTGGGTCCATTGCAACGGACCATCTGATGAAATTCCCCGGAAAGTTCACCGACTCGCTGGTGGCTGAAACCCTGCACAAGGTCTCGCTCTCTTTCCTTGTCGATGATCTTGAGATCCGTCGCGGTGGGGTCGCCCCAAACATTGCATTCGGCATGGGTTGCCTGGGCTTGAAGCCAGTTCTCGTGGGAGCTGTGGGCTCAGATTTTGCTGACTACGAGTCGTGGCTGCAACGCCACGGAGTCGATACCAGCGGGGTACACGTCTCTGAGACCCGTCACACGGCCCGGTTCATTTGCACCACCGATGAGGAACAGAACCAGATCGCCTCCTTCTACGCGGGGGCGATGTCTGAGGCGCGCAACATCGAACTTAAGCCCGTGGTTGATGTGGCGGGTGAACCTGACGTAGTGCTCATCAGTGCAAACGACCCCGATGCCATGCTCCGTCACACCCAGGAGTGCCGTCAGCGCGGTTATGCCTTCGCCGCCGATCCCAGCCAGCAGTTGGCGCGAATGGACGGACACGCGATCAAGCCACTCATCGAAGGTGCGAAGTACTTGTTCACCAATGAGTACGAAGGCGCACTGATCGAGCAGAAGACTGGCTGGACCACGCGCGATATTGCGTCAATGGTCCAAACGCGCATCACTACTCTGGGCAAGAACGGCTCGCGCATCGAGCGCAAGGGTGAGAAGCCCGTTCTCGTCGACATCGCGCTAGAGGACAGTCGCACTGATCCCACGGGAGTCGGCGACGCCTACCGTTCGGGTTTCCTCACCGGCATGGCATGGGGTCTCAGCGATGAGCGTGCGGGTCAGGTGGGTTCGCTACTCGCCGCTTATGTCATTGAGACGGTCGGAACTCAGGAGTACGTGCTGTCTCGAGCTGCCTTCCTCAACCGCCTGGCTCGCAATTTCGGTGACGATGCAGCCGCCGATATCGCCCCACATGTGGCCTGCCCCCAGCCCTAG
- a CDS encoding sensor domain-containing protein, with amino-acid sequence MVASVVFALPAHAVPPKARVLSSADVPASFGQTFSFDFSKKPIDYVKNVTLCTDSKGGPLAFIPASTPQYSAKNVMKPQKKNVFTSVNERVFVYPSAEAAAAAYTQLAQEVLKCTGTMAGPVDEDPKVSDTYANGSSPGGQYQNFWVQDSTVFKSKDPLQDGKTVTFTVYSQAGDAVIQTDVYIDGRPRVKAAQKVDLQQLSMTLSSKWAPQ; translated from the coding sequence TTGGTCGCATCTGTCGTTTTCGCACTGCCAGCACATGCAGTTCCGCCTAAAGCCCGAGTGCTTTCCAGCGCCGATGTCCCGGCTTCGTTTGGGCAGACGTTTTCTTTTGACTTCAGCAAGAAGCCGATTGACTACGTGAAGAATGTGACCCTGTGCACCGATAGCAAGGGTGGCCCACTTGCGTTCATACCTGCTTCGACGCCGCAGTATTCAGCGAAAAACGTGATGAAGCCGCAAAAGAAGAATGTCTTCACCAGTGTCAACGAACGGGTATTCGTCTACCCGAGCGCTGAAGCTGCTGCCGCCGCCTACACGCAATTGGCTCAAGAGGTTCTCAAGTGCACCGGCACCATGGCCGGTCCGGTCGATGAAGATCCCAAAGTCTCCGACACCTACGCCAATGGCAGCAGTCCCGGTGGCCAGTATCAGAATTTCTGGGTTCAAGACAGCACTGTTTTCAAGAGCAAGGATCCGCTGCAAGATGGCAAGACGGTAACCTTCACGGTGTACTCGCAGGCAGGTGATGCCGTGATCCAGACCGATGTATATATCGATGGTCGCCCACGGGTGAAAGCTGCGCAAAAGGTCGATCTGCAACAGCTGTCGATGACTCTCAGTTCCAAATGGGCTCCCCAGTAG
- a CDS encoding iron-sulfur cluster assembly accessory protein has product MTADVKIQTVPTIDGIVLTSTAASKVKALLEAEGRDDLALRVAVQPGGCSGLRYQLFFDDRSLDGDVTKDFGGVGVVTDRMSAPYLNGATIDFVDTIEKQGFTIDNPNASGSCACGDSFN; this is encoded by the coding sequence ATGACAGCTGACGTCAAGATTCAGACGGTGCCCACGATTGACGGCATTGTGCTCACGAGCACTGCAGCTTCGAAGGTCAAGGCCCTCCTTGAAGCCGAGGGTCGCGATGATCTTGCTCTGCGCGTAGCCGTTCAGCCAGGTGGCTGCTCTGGCCTTCGCTACCAGCTCTTCTTCGATGACCGCAGTCTTGATGGCGATGTCACGAAGGACTTTGGCGGCGTCGGGGTCGTCACCGATCGCATGAGCGCCCCGTACCTCAATGGCGCGACGATCGACTTCGTTGACACAATCGAGAAGCAGGGTTTCACGATCGACAACCCCAACGCTTCGGGTTCCTGTGCCTGCGGAGACTCGTTCAACTAA
- the nadA gene encoding quinolinate synthase NadA, which yields MTDLALDPKPTPLALLLLGRNADPDSEKGVECPGSLPPASDPDLVARAAAAKARLGDRVFILGHHYQRNEVIEFADVTGDSFKLAQQAAAHPEAEYIVFCGVHFMAESADILTSDRQQVVLPDMAAGCSMADMAEISQVEECWRVLQEAGIAEVTVPITYMNSTAAIKAFTGRNGGSVCTSSNAKASLEWAFAQGEKVLFLPDQHLGRNTAVLDLGLSLDDCVIYNPRLPNGGLTIEQLREAKMILWRGHCSVHARFTAKSIQEVREQVPGVQVIVHPECTHEVVSAADAVGSTEVIISTVANAAPGSAWAIGTELNLVKRLAQDHPDKQIVFLDQAVCFCATMNRIDLPHLVWALESLADGNLVNQITVDPETSHWARVALDRMLALPGPTTRAD from the coding sequence ATGACCGACCTGGCGCTTGATCCCAAGCCCACTCCTCTGGCTCTGCTCCTGCTCGGACGTAATGCTGATCCCGACAGCGAAAAGGGAGTCGAATGCCCAGGTTCGCTGCCACCGGCCTCAGATCCTGATCTGGTGGCTCGCGCAGCTGCCGCCAAGGCTCGGCTGGGTGACCGGGTCTTCATTCTGGGGCACCACTACCAGCGCAATGAGGTCATTGAGTTCGCCGATGTCACGGGCGACTCCTTCAAACTGGCTCAGCAGGCAGCCGCCCATCCAGAAGCTGAGTACATCGTCTTTTGCGGCGTCCACTTCATGGCCGAGAGCGCGGACATCCTGACTTCTGATCGCCAGCAGGTCGTACTGCCCGATATGGCCGCGGGCTGCTCGATGGCCGACATGGCGGAGATCTCTCAGGTTGAGGAATGCTGGCGGGTGCTTCAGGAGGCTGGCATCGCCGAAGTCACCGTCCCCATCACTTACATGAATTCAACGGCCGCGATCAAGGCCTTTACCGGCCGAAATGGCGGCTCCGTGTGCACGTCGAGCAACGCCAAAGCCAGTCTTGAGTGGGCATTCGCGCAAGGCGAGAAGGTGCTCTTCCTTCCCGATCAGCACTTGGGGCGCAACACTGCCGTGCTCGATCTTGGACTCAGCCTCGATGACTGTGTCATCTATAACCCACGCCTTCCCAACGGTGGATTGACCATCGAGCAACTTCGCGAGGCAAAGATGATTCTTTGGCGTGGGCATTGCTCCGTGCATGCTCGCTTCACCGCGAAGTCGATTCAAGAGGTACGTGAACAAGTGCCAGGCGTGCAGGTCATCGTCCATCCTGAGTGCACCCATGAAGTCGTATCTGCTGCGGATGCGGTCGGATCAACTGAAGTCATCATTTCTACGGTTGCCAACGCCGCACCGGGCAGCGCCTGGGCCATCGGCACAGAACTAAATCTCGTCAAGAGACTGGCACAGGATCATCCCGACAAGCAGATCGTCTTCCTGGATCAAGCGGTCTGCTTTTGCGCCACGATGAATCGCATTGACCTGCCACACCTCGTTTGGGCTCTTGAATCCCTGGCCGATGGCAATCTGGTCAACCAGATCACCGTGGATCCCGAAACATCACATTGGGCTCGCGTAGCTCTGGACCGCATGCTCGCGCTGCCCGGCCCAACTACCCGGGCTGACTAG
- a CDS encoding DUF3043 domain-containing protein — protein MFGRQSKSSDPSTTSVDQSAAGKGRATPSRREAEAARKQRVKVPVTTNTKEGKKAAKERARAERERSRRGMMAGEERFMPARDQGPARAFARDFVDSRFTMAEYFILIAVGVLVLGFIPIQPIQFWVTIVFFAFAALLVIDTIIMVFMLNRLAAESFPENKDRKGLSLYAILRVMQLRRLRLPPARVKRGGKPR, from the coding sequence ATGTTTGGAAGGCAATCGAAGTCGAGCGACCCATCGACCACTTCAGTCGATCAATCGGCAGCTGGCAAGGGTCGCGCCACTCCCAGTCGACGCGAAGCCGAAGCCGCGCGCAAGCAGCGGGTCAAGGTGCCAGTCACGACCAACACCAAAGAGGGCAAGAAGGCTGCAAAGGAACGCGCCCGCGCAGAGCGCGAACGTTCACGCCGCGGAATGATGGCCGGCGAGGAACGCTTCATGCCTGCTCGCGATCAAGGACCAGCACGAGCATTCGCCCGAGACTTTGTCGATTCACGCTTCACGATGGCCGAGTACTTCATCTTGATCGCGGTCGGAGTGCTCGTGCTTGGCTTCATTCCGATTCAACCCATTCAATTCTGGGTGACCATCGTCTTCTTCGCTTTCGCAGCACTGCTCGTGATCGACACAATCATCATGGTGTTCATGTTGAATCGCTTGGCGGCCGAGAGTTTTCCCGAGAACAAGGACCGCAAGGGGCTGTCCCTGTACGCGATCCTTCGCGTGATGCAGTTGCGCCGCCTGCGACTGCCCCCAGCAAGAGTCAAGCGCGGTGGGAAGCCGCGCTAG
- a CDS encoding aldo/keto reductase family protein, translating into MKHRYLGRSGLKISEITLGNWITHGSQVDDSTAHSTVHAALDVGISSFDTADVYAGTRAEVVLGEALKGQRREQLEIFTKVFWPTGRGPNDRGLSRKHITEAINGSLRRLNMDYVDLYQAHRFDNETPLEETLRAFDDLVRQGKVLYVGVSEWSADEIRAAVQIADDMGFDRLISNQPQYNMLWRVIEAEVVPTSLELGLGQIVFSPIAQGVLSGKYLPGQPPPAQSRATDESGGSNMISRWMREDVLTAVQGLIPIAQELSITPAQLAVAWVLAQPNISSAIVGASRPEQVRENAKASEIELTPDVLQTIDLVLGDLVSTDPALTISPTTRP; encoded by the coding sequence GTGAAGCATCGCTACCTCGGTCGCAGCGGCCTAAAAATCAGTGAGATCACCCTTGGCAACTGGATTACCCACGGTTCGCAGGTGGATGACAGCACTGCGCATTCCACTGTTCATGCCGCGCTCGATGTGGGCATCTCATCCTTCGATACGGCTGATGTCTATGCAGGTACTCGTGCTGAAGTTGTTCTGGGGGAGGCGCTGAAGGGTCAGCGACGCGAGCAACTCGAGATCTTCACCAAAGTGTTCTGGCCAACTGGCCGTGGCCCGAATGACCGGGGCTTGAGTCGCAAGCACATCACCGAGGCGATCAATGGTTCCTTGCGCCGTTTGAACATGGATTACGTGGATCTCTATCAAGCCCATCGTTTCGACAACGAGACTCCTCTGGAAGAAACCCTTCGGGCATTTGATGACTTAGTTCGCCAAGGCAAGGTGCTCTACGTCGGGGTGTCTGAATGGTCTGCTGATGAAATTCGTGCGGCCGTGCAGATCGCTGATGACATGGGATTTGATCGACTCATCTCAAACCAGCCGCAGTACAACATGTTGTGGCGAGTGATTGAGGCTGAGGTTGTTCCTACGAGCCTTGAGCTCGGACTTGGACAGATCGTGTTCTCACCTATAGCCCAGGGGGTGTTGAGCGGAAAGTACCTGCCAGGTCAGCCTCCACCTGCGCAATCGCGCGCGACTGATGAAAGTGGCGGCTCGAACATGATCTCCCGCTGGATGCGCGAAGACGTCCTCACTGCAGTGCAAGGCCTCATTCCGATCGCTCAAGAACTGAGCATCACCCCCGCTCAACTCGCAGTCGCCTGGGTGCTGGCCCAACCGAATATCTCCTCGGCAATTGTCGGGGCATCAAGACCCGAGCAGGTGCGGGAAAATGCCAAGGCCTCTGAAATTGAACTCACGCCCGATGTGCTCCAGACGATTGATCTCGTCCTGGGCGACCTGGTGTCGACAGATCCAGCGCTCACTATCTCGCCGACCACCCGGCCTTAG